A genomic region of Trichothermofontia sichuanensis B231 contains the following coding sequences:
- a CDS encoding CapA family protein, producing MAQADCDGPQGVAAVIAAAKRGHPSAIAALINQAMPWPGVRSHVYWWSPDVLPEDRLPQGQCVLVIDLLGEGLPTAEAIVAFMHTGLQRLDAPAIAQVRINARIHAPTPGHACTDQWSQLLHLSPTLGTAPPTVSTPNLDGMGLPSIPLARPRSISPGKLPPVKPLPRRPLLAAAPRFLVPAARLSALLTLGTIGAIALLGYPWPFRPSPSAGPTHSVVLLATQDLAAVDPLVLTQGSPGGATPTVPPVVVDVLPMPPGANVAVPTRPDGAAPTADLTPTSPSDLPPLDSPAASFVPHSPRAIETTPIPTPPPEPELPPPPDPWQQAISHALQAAALNQRAKFRHEWEAVATHWQQAIAFLHRVPRDHVNSDLAQQKIGEYSRNLAYASGNVNTAIAITLGHPEDAITVKAVGDMVPGVDFPSRRLPPNGGRHLFDAVRPALGAADLVLGNFESTLTTHPHVAKDVRRPHVYAFRTPPSFADILRMAGFDVLSVANNHSMDFGLTGFQDTIRHIEAAGMKAIGQKDHILYLERKGVTIALIGFSYFDTHNSVHNLETAKQLVRQANEKATIVIISVHMGAEGTAAMPVRNRQETFFGELRGNPVLFSRTMIDAGADLILGHGPHVPRAIELYGNKLIAYSLGNFVGYGGLSSAAETGYSLILEVQMNRLGNFIAGQIIPVHIDGEGIPTLDRQFRTVKLVERLNRSDFPETPLTITPQGLLQRQS from the coding sequence ATGGCGCAGGCAGATTGTGATGGGCCGCAGGGAGTAGCTGCTGTCATCGCTGCGGCCAAACGGGGCCATCCCTCGGCGATCGCGGCGTTGATCAATCAGGCGATGCCCTGGCCAGGGGTGCGCAGTCACGTGTACTGGTGGTCACCAGATGTCTTACCTGAGGATCGCTTGCCTCAAGGACAGTGCGTTCTGGTGATTGACCTGTTGGGTGAGGGACTACCCACTGCCGAGGCGATCGTCGCCTTTATGCACACGGGGCTACAACGACTGGATGCCCCTGCCATTGCCCAGGTCCGCATCAATGCCCGCATTCATGCCCCAACGCCGGGACACGCCTGCACTGACCAATGGAGCCAGTTGCTCCACCTGTCCCCCACCCTGGGGACTGCACCGCCTACCGTGTCAACGCCTAACCTGGATGGCATGGGCCTTCCGTCCATCCCGCTGGCCCGTCCGCGTAGCATTTCCCCAGGAAAATTACCACCGGTTAAACCGCTCCCTCGCCGCCCCCTCCTGGCGGCTGCCCCCCGCTTCCTGGTCCCGGCTGCTCGACTGTCGGCCCTCCTCACCCTGGGGACGATCGGTGCGATCGCGCTGCTGGGTTACCCCTGGCCATTCCGTCCCTCCCCGTCAGCAGGGCCAACCCACTCCGTGGTCCTGTTGGCAACCCAAGATCTGGCTGCGGTTGACCCACTGGTGCTGACCCAGGGTTCCCCCGGCGGCGCTACGCCGACCGTGCCACCGGTGGTGGTGGATGTCTTGCCTATGCCCCCAGGAGCAAATGTTGCGGTTCCTACCCGTCCGGATGGGGCCGCTCCAACTGCCGATCTCACCCCAACCTCCCCGTCGGACCTACCGCCGCTAGACTCCCCTGCGGCCTCGTTCGTGCCGCATTCCCCCAGGGCAATCGAGACGACCCCGATCCCAACCCCGCCGCCGGAGCCAGAACTCCCCCCACCCCCGGATCCCTGGCAGCAAGCCATTAGCCACGCCCTGCAAGCAGCGGCTCTGAATCAACGGGCCAAGTTTCGCCATGAGTGGGAAGCCGTGGCAACCCATTGGCAACAGGCGATCGCGTTCCTGCACCGTGTCCCCCGCGACCACGTCAACTCGGATTTGGCGCAGCAGAAGATTGGGGAATACAGCCGCAATCTGGCCTATGCCAGCGGTAATGTGAACACGGCGATCGCCATTACCCTCGGCCATCCGGAGGATGCGATTACGGTCAAAGCGGTCGGGGACATGGTGCCGGGGGTGGATTTCCCCAGCCGACGGTTGCCGCCCAACGGGGGACGCCATTTGTTTGACGCGGTGCGACCGGCGTTAGGAGCCGCCGATCTGGTGTTGGGTAATTTTGAAAGTACTCTGACGACCCATCCCCATGTCGCTAAGGATGTGCGCCGTCCGCATGTGTATGCCTTTCGTACTCCCCCTTCTTTTGCAGATATCCTACGCATGGCGGGGTTTGATGTCTTGAGTGTGGCAAATAATCATTCCATGGATTTTGGCCTCACGGGATTTCAGGATACGATTCGCCATATTGAAGCTGCTGGGATGAAGGCGATCGGTCAGAAAGATCACATTCTCTACTTGGAACGCAAAGGGGTGACGATCGCCCTGATTGGGTTTAGCTACTTTGATACCCATAACTCGGTGCATAACCTGGAGACAGCTAAACAGTTAGTGCGTCAGGCTAACGAGAAAGCCACGATCGTGATTATTTCGGTCCACATGGGAGCTGAGGGGACTGCGGCGATGCCTGTACGAAACCGTCAAGAAACCTTTTTCGGGGAATTGCGGGGTAATCCCGTGCTCTTCTCCCGGACGATGATTGATGCGGGGGCCGATTTAATCCTGGGGCATGGACCGCATGTACCGCGGGCGATCGAGTTGTATGGGAATAAACTGATTGCCTATTCCCTGGGCAATTTTGTGGGCTATGGGGGCCTATCGTCAGCGGCGGAGACCGGCTATTCCCTCATCCTGGAAGTGCAGATGAATCGCTTAGGGAATTTTATCGCCGGCCAAATTATTCCCGTCCATATTGATGGCGAAGGGATTCCCACCCTTGATCGGCAATTCCGCACAGTCAAACTGGTTGAGCGACTCAACCGCAGTGATTTTCCCGAAACTCCCCTCACGATTACACCTCAAGGGTTGCTTCAGCGTCAATCCTAG
- a CDS encoding tetratricopeptide repeat protein, which translates to MALKFPDRIWAVAGVVAVGGVGMPVLAQVPPVPTAVVSPVAASPQVEAVFAAAMARAEAGDLAGAIQGFTWVLDQAPTLLEARFNRGLARDLLGDKPGAIADYTQVLRADPQHVEAYVNRGAAYSDLKRYRQAVADFMKALELNPNNDFAYNNLGNALLALGNRQAAIAAYTQAITVEPTNTTAYFNRANVYFMEGNMTQAIADFDQAIDQNPFYVQAYNNRGLAKEKQGNLAGALADWERSLQLDPENPYAYTNRGLMHQRNGDTARAIADLQQAAQLFRQRQDTPRYQQTLDVLGALQAP; encoded by the coding sequence ATGGCACTGAAGTTTCCCGATCGGATTTGGGCGGTGGCTGGGGTGGTTGCCGTCGGTGGCGTGGGGATGCCCGTGTTGGCGCAAGTTCCACCCGTGCCAACCGCTGTGGTCTCTCCCGTAGCGGCATCCCCCCAAGTAGAGGCGGTTTTCGCGGCAGCAATGGCACGGGCCGAAGCGGGGGATTTGGCCGGGGCAATTCAGGGATTTACCTGGGTGTTGGATCAAGCCCCCACGTTGCTCGAAGCCCGCTTTAACCGAGGCTTAGCCCGTGATCTCTTAGGGGATAAACCAGGAGCGATCGCTGACTATACCCAGGTGCTCCGGGCCGATCCCCAGCATGTGGAAGCCTACGTCAATCGTGGGGCGGCCTACTCGGACCTGAAGCGCTACCGTCAGGCTGTGGCTGACTTTATGAAGGCGTTGGAACTCAACCCCAATAATGATTTTGCCTACAATAATCTGGGGAATGCGCTGTTGGCCCTGGGGAATCGTCAAGCGGCGATCGCGGCTTACACGCAAGCCATTACGGTCGAGCCGACCAATACCACGGCCTATTTCAACCGGGCGAATGTGTACTTTATGGAAGGCAATATGACCCAGGCGATCGCTGACTTTGACCAGGCGATCGACCAAAATCCCTTCTATGTGCAAGCCTATAATAACCGGGGGTTAGCCAAGGAAAAGCAGGGCAATTTGGCGGGCGCACTGGCGGACTGGGAGCGATCGTTGCAACTGGACCCGGAAAATCCCTATGCCTATACCAATCGGGGCCTCATGCATCAGCGCAATGGCGATACAGCGAGGGCGATCGCGGATCTCCAACAGGCGGCCCAACTCTTCCGCCAACGGCAAGATACTCCTCGCTACCAACAAACCCTTGACGTATTGGGGGCCTTGCAAGCCCCTTAA